DNA from Plectropomus leopardus isolate mb unplaced genomic scaffold, YSFRI_Pleo_2.0 unplaced_scaffold19673, whole genome shotgun sequence:
GACAGTTATGTCACTTGATAGGCTGTTACCTAGCAACCAGGTGTACCACAGAGGAGGGAAAGAAGAGACAGACGACAGACGAGACgagaggagcagagaagaagaaaacaagtcAAGAGGAGGAGAAATTCTGAGGAgtaaaaagaggagaaacaggaagaggaaTCAAAGCTAGAAtaccaggaggaggaggaacagaaagagaaacaggaggaggagtCAAAGGAGGAATAcgagaaggagcagcaggagatgGAGCAGACTGTGATCCGCCTCCATCACTGTCAGAAGGAGATCTTCTGCTTCTCGGTGCCGGAGGAGTGTCCGAGCTGCGGAGAGGAGCTAAGGGGGAGCAGACTGCAGGAGGCGCCGGTCAgcctcccctcccccctcacCAACGGACACAAGACCTCCTGCTGCCTCCTCGTCGCTCCTGCACACGACAACATCAACAGGTACATTCACACTCCAGAAGAGACCTGCAGAGACCAGTGTAACCAGCAGAGACCAGTGAAACCAGCATAAACTAGCAGAGACCAGTGAAACCCGTAGAGACCAGCAGAGACCAGTGTAACCAGCAGAGACCAGTGAAACCAGTAGAGACCAGCAGAGA
Protein-coding regions in this window:
- the LOC121965341 gene encoding MKRN2 opposite strand protein-like, yielding MEQTVIRLHHCQKEIFCFSVPEECPSCGEELRGSRLQEAPVSLPSPLTNGHKTSCCLLVAPAHDNINRDFDGTSDLHTGISNTS